One Plasmodium coatneyi strain Hackeri chromosome 14, complete sequence genomic window carries:
- a CDS encoding KIR protein, with translation MSETAPVAPATCTLDSIQKQLNLINDFYSNFKNNAENQGDGGTEGAQLTSELRTACSNCTKITGDAKGIENAYLYACQQNGQSDYGDSPCRLFYYWFGHKYWSHLKGNALSTVLDKIYTTLKGSCTKGECTFKYDITDQTIFDHMKIIFEYYNDYNQVQSELSRSGITCAKKWSDYWTKLSTACEKMKEKCKEGSDDREKQYCKDFDSTYKIHCETANLPQQMTELITKIQREAQLAAQTAATLATKEKDEANLLPSSLDILSFLP, from the exons ATGTCCGAAACCGCACCAGTAGCACCAGCg ACGTGCACACTAGATTCAATTCAGAAGCAGTTAAACTTAATTAACGACTTCTATTCAAATTTCAAGAATAATGCAGAGAATCAGGGTGATGGGGGTACTGAAGGTGCACAATTGACGTCCGAGTTACGGACTGCCTGTTCGAACTGTACGAAAATTACTGGTGACGCTAAGGGAATCGAAAACGCCTACTTATACGCATGTCAGCAGAATGGGCAATCGGATTACGGGGATTCCCCCTGCCGcctattttattattggtttgGACACAAATACTGGTCTCACTTAAAAGGTAATGCGCTATCAACAGTTTTGGATAAAATTTACACCACACTGAAGGGATCTTGCACTAAGGGAGAATGTACTTTTAAATATGACATTACGGACCAAACTATTTTTGATCATATGAAAATCATATTTGAATATTACAACGATTATAATCAGGTACAGAGTGAACTAAGTCGGAGTGGTATCACCTGTGCGAAGAAGTGGTCAGACTATTGGACCAAACTTTCCACAgcatgtgaaaaaatgaaggagaagtgCAAAGAAGGGTCCGATGATCGGGAAAAACAATATTGTAAAGACTTTGACAGTACCTATAAAATCCACTGTGAAACAGCTAATCTCCCCCAACAGATGACGGAACTAATAACAAAGATCCAACGTGAAGCACAGCTGGCAGCACAAACAGCAGCAACCTTAGcaacaaaagaaaaggacgAAGCC aacctccttccttcctccttagatatcctttcctttcttccttag
- a CDS encoding KIR protein, producing the protein MYKEVSCTEEVLCIKNIGKKPQINEKWLQRQIYNKLKQGPEKCGEDSSTTKMKMTLSSSIGEENVKKIIKALCYINGRRGNENAGSEEYSMGCKFLYYHVGDILSEKYRDENFKENMEKIDAAIKANAHQLGKCFQDTYDGVEVFEASKILFDFKEDESTIKGQLQGQGRTRNCNAAYRAHWEKIQSTYETVRGKCMSRKESERCRKFKTLFPRYESTRILDLECKPVGTEAHKSRDQELEVISHPEDPEAKLQSTSSTKDATSTDITTTAISSTIATFIGIPMLSFFLYKVIIAIIVKI; encoded by the exons ATGTACAAAGAGGTATCATGTACAGAAGAGGTTttatgcattaaaaatatagggAAGAAACCCcaaattaatgaaaaatggcTCCAGCG GCAAATATATAACAAATTGAAGCAGGGTCCAGAAAAATGTGGTGAAGATAGCTCCACaacgaaaatgaagatgACATTGAGTAGTAGtataggggaagaaaatgttaaaaaaattataaaagcaCTTTGCTATataaatggaagaaggggCAATGAAAACGCAGGTTCGGAGGAATATTCCATGGGATGTAAATTCCTTTATTACCATGTGGGTGACATATTGTCTGAAAAATATAGAGATGAAAATTTCaaggaaaatatggaaaaaattgatgcAGCAATAAAAGCTAATGCTCATCAACTGGGAAAATGTTTCCAGGACACGTATGATGGTGTTGAAGTGTTCGAGGCGTCGAAAATATTGTTTGATTTTAAAGAGGACGAAAGTACTATAAAGGGACAACTTCAAGGGCaaggaagaacaagaaaTTGTAATGCAGCATATCGCGCACACTGGGAGAAAATACAAAGCACTTATGAAACTGTGCGTGGGAAATGTATGAGCAGAAAAGAGAGTGAGCGGTGTAGGAAATTTAAAACGCTCTTCCCACGTTATGAAAGTACCAGGATTTTAGACCTAGAGTGTAAACCGGTTGGTACGGAGGCGCATAAATCAAGGGACCAGGAGCTGGAAGTTATATCACACCCGGAAGATCCTGAGGCCAAGTTACAATCAACATCCTCCACTAAGGACGCAACATCCACTGATATTACCACCACTGCCATCTCTTCCACAATTGCCACATTCATTGGAATTCCAAtgttgagtttttttttatataaggtaattatCGCAATtatagtaaaaatataa
- a CDS encoding Kir protein, which produces MAPQTQLQSLEEIRDETPSVKKYDEFEDESNGCTKYGSMYNKEEIVQKLKRTVGKTYGINDNDTIGAIADAHCYACNEGEKAKTGEYYDYCHFLYFWIGEKIKEHLNDHELRNVMQTLYGNLSSESCNNGCKNLYPDMSTSIFDQRKKVFDFSYNYYTLKKSSEDNMEVCSPECGTYLQSVKSAYSSEKSSCVDATADPYCNELTAEYKNYFDGSGKPKLTCTTSPENEEESESCPAELEQVFSDAVPTYEDGKSLTEEHFKKLPSKILYQKFEDNSRQVHCDSSDVAGVTAALQSTLSGKGVEFSDTDVKKIFHAWCYVTGTVKKKCASLYQDRFKFFYLWFGEMIFKKKERIYSFDELMDEIKDGLNKMGGEGGDKCGPLCKGDVNDKTTFNRRKLAYEYYTIYKHIKEHWNEHQYKCDKAYSTYLKETYEAWDAVRQQCSGKKDKGYCDEFNENYKEHNGQELSKLECTVEHRIDTARTKTHEGFPVEGGGPATIGPIVSSALGIGGGLASIALLLYKYDLLPPGIKNTFFGGRSRNSNKRRNRRSTNSNFSTFTENDSTTQYSTEASTLGSMEEDNSTIYNGKRPPRGGNNNNNRRRGHENGKNISYQNM; this is translated from the exons ATGGCACCACAAACACAG TTACAATCCCTGGAGGAAATACGGGATGAGACCCCTTCCGTAAAGAAGTATGATGAGTTCGAGGATGAGAGTAATGGTTGTACAAAGTATGGAAGCATGTATAACAAAGAGGAAATAGTACAGAAATTGAAGAGGACAGTGGGGAAAACATACGGAATTAATGATAATGATACAATTGGAGCAATTGCGGATGCCCACTGTTACGCATGtaacgaaggggaaaaggcgAAAACGGGGGAATACTATGATTATTGCCACTTCTTGTATTTTTggataggagaaaaaataaaggaacattTAAATGATCATGAACTTAGGAACGTCATGCAAACACTTTACGGGAATCTATCAAGTGAATCATGTAACAATGGgtgcaaaaatttgtacCCTGATATGAGTACATCTATTTTCGACCAACGGAAAAAAGTGTTCGATTTTTCTTACAATTATTATACTTTAAAGAAGAGCTCAGAGGATAATATGGAAGTGTGTTCTCCAGAATGTGGAACATATCTACAGAGTGTTAAATCAGCATATTCAAGTGAGAAGAGTAGTTGTGTTGATGCTACTGctgatccatattgtaacGAACTTACTGCAGAATATAAGAACTATTTTGATGGTAGCGGTAAACCCAAATTAACATGTACTACATCGCCCGAAAAcgaggaagaaagtgaatCATGCCCCGCAGAACTGGAGCAAGTCTTCTCCGATGCAGTTCCAACATATGAGGATGGAAAATCACTTACC gaagaacattttaaaaaattaccttcaaaaaTATTGTATCAGAAATTCGAAGACAATTCTCGTCAAGTTCATTGTGATTCTAGTGATGTGGCGGGCGTAACGGCTGCGTTGCAAAGTACACTAAGTGGGAAGGGGGTTGAGTTCAGTGACACTGATGTGAAGAAGATTTTCCATGCCTGGTGTTATGTAACTGGGACcgtgaagaaaaagtgtGCTTCGTTGTACCAGGATcgttttaaatttttttacctatgGTTTGGGGAAATGatctttaaaaagaaggaacgaatTTATTCATTTGATGAACTGATGGATGAAATTAAAGACGGACTGAATAAaatggggggggaaggtgGCGATAAGTGTGGACCTCTATGCAAAGGTGATGTTAACGACAAAACCACTTTTAACCGCAGAAAACTagcatatgaatattataCAATCTATAAACATATAAAGGAACACTGGAATGAGCATCAGTACAAGTGTGATAAAGCATATTCCACTTACCTCAAAGAGACTTATGAAGCATGGGATGCTGTACGTCAACAATGCAGTGGCAAGAAAGACAAAGGTTACTGTGACGAATTTAATGAGAATTATAAGGAGCATAATGGTCAAGAACTATCAAAGTTGGAATGTACTGTGGAGCATAGAATAGACACTGCAAGAACGAAAACACATGAAGGTTTCCCtgtggaaggagggggacCTGCAACCATAGGCCCTATAGTATCGTCTGCTCTTGGAATAGGGGGAGGATTAGCTTCCATTGCTCTTCTTttgtataag TATGATCTCCTACCTCCTGGGATAAAaaacaccttctttggaggaaggagcagaaatagcaataaaaggaggaacagaaGATCAACCAACTCTAACTTCAGTACATTCACCGAGAACGACTCAACAACGCAGTACTCCACAGAAGCGTCCACACTAGGTTCTATGGAAgaagacaattctaccatatataatggaaaaCGACCACCCAGAGGAGggaataacaacaacaatagaaGACGGGGACATGAAAACGGGAAAAACattagttatcaaaacatgtag
- a CDS encoding KIR protein: MPELGLEEKSLPSYKEFYHKFENTTEKECGDGRGKFQNWGSDLKTELTTYDKLSISAEKIAGALCSACKNNGCINSKGASCTFFYYWLGIKFFETSDPSKFPPFIEAIYDALEKTFYEKQCNVNYKDVNKLLFELRKDV, encoded by the exons ATGCCAGAATTG GGATTGGAGGAAAAGAGTTTACCTTCCTATAAGGAATTTTATCACAAATTCGAGAATACTACTGAGAAGGAATGTGGCGACGGCCGTGGGAAGTTCCAAAATTGGGGGAGTGATTTAAAGACTGAATTAACTACATACGATAAACTCTCTATTTCCGCGGAGAAGATTGCTGGTGCTCTCTGTTCCGCATGTAAGAATAATGGATGTATTAATTCCAAAGGTGCATCGTGtaccttcttttattattggttaggaatTAAGTTCTTCGAAACGTCGGACCCCAGCAAATTTCCGCCCTTCATAGAAGCAATTTACGATGCACTGGAAAAAACTTTTTACGAAAAGCAATGTAATGTAAATTACAAAGACGTTAACAAACTTCTTTTCGAATTGAGGAAAGATGTATAG